Below is a genomic region from Trichoderma asperellum chromosome 2, complete sequence.
GTGCCTTTTCATTCATCGTTGCAGGAATCAATGGAGTCCACACTATGGTTATCGTCAGCATGTCTCAAAGAGCTCTCGGCACATGTCCTTACCTGGCCCTGGTGCGACAGCGTTAACTCTGATCCCTTTTGAGATGTACTGATTACTCAGCCCTCTTGTGAAGGAAATTATCCCTCCTTTAGTAGAGGTGTAATCTAGTAAGTCTGGCCGGCCGATGTATGCATTTATAGAAGCGTTGTTGATAATAACATCCCCGCGCTTCATGTGCTTGAGAGAATATTTTGCCATGAAAAAATACGAGTGcatgttgatgttgaaagTATGAATCCACTGTTCGTCTGGCAGATCGAGTATATCCTCAACCATCATTTGATCTAGAAGGGGGAGTCAGCGCTTGCTCCATAATTCATCAACAATGTAAGAGCTTACATGCCGCATTATTGAAGAGAATATCAATTCCACCCATTTTCTTCATGGAGAAATTAACTGCGTCTTGGCAATTCTCTTTTTTGACAAGATCTGTGGCGAATAAATAACAGGTTCCCCCAAGAGCCTCAACCTGTTTCTTAGTATCTTGCGCATCTGGCTCTTCTTCAGGCAGATAAACAATCGTTGATATGGCGCCTTCCTTCGCAAATAACACTGCAGTAGCTGCTCCTATGCCGCTATCACCGCCAGTTATGAGCGCTCTTTTGCCTTGGAGCTTATTTGCTGCCTTGTAAGTTGTGCTTGTTCCACCGGCATCGGGCAGCTCCTCGCGAACGGGTGTAGGTTCGGGCATATCTTTGTCCTTGCCCGGAAATTCCTGCTTAGAAACAGGaatatttttctcttttcacaTGCTGTTGTTAGAGAGCTGTGCTGAACGTGTTGGGAGAAAATCATACCATCTTTGAATTGCGATGTCATGGTGGTTGAATGTGATAATCCCAGGTAACAGAATCCACCTGGAGCGACGAAAATACCAAGTGGTAATATAGTAGAATGGCTGCGATATAGCACGATTTCATGCTATACCGAAATTATAAGGCGAACTCCTAATCTCTCCGACAGCCTAATCGTGACATATCATAATATACTGGAATGATGCGTGCGTTTCGTCATGGTGGATCCAATTCTGAATGAGATCAACCCTACAGTTTGAAGTAGCTAAAGGCAATCTATGACATGTGCACTTCGATGTCCTATAGCTTGGCGATGACGCGACCTGCTACTTTCAGATCTGCCCGTTGTCTTTTACGTCGCGAAGTATGTGCACAATAGCCCATGCTGTTAGTGCGTATCACTCGGTGTGTGGCGCCAATTAACTCACTTTACGTATACATATACTATTGAGGTTTGTATGACAAGCGAGCGTCTTACAGGTTATCGGCTATTTGTCTTTACATACAAATCTACACCTTGGTCTGAATAATGGAATTTAATCGGGTGTGTCAAATACGCATATCAACTGCTGTGCATGTCGTCTAAGCTGGCTTCCACTCAAAATGGTGCGGTCCTTTCGCTACCGGACCAGGGTCCTCGCCTAGCACGCCAGGCTTATTGTATGAGTGAGCTCCAAAGTAATCCATTTGCGCCTCCATAAACTTTGTGGGAAGCATTTTTCCTGTGGTATACTTGACGTATTCAAGTGTGGCAGAGAGTGCGGGCAAATAATGGTCGGCTACAATCCCTCGAGAGACAATTTCTTTCAGTGCTGTGTAGCTGCACTGCAACTCCCGCCCGACGGAGCTGTAGAGCTTCATGTTTGTCAATGAGTTATTCTCTTTCAAAAGTGGCTCAAGTAGGTCGGCGATGAATTCTGATTGAATTATGCATCCTGCGCGCCATATTCGAATGCACTCAGACAAATTGATATTCCAACCTTCATCAATGGACGCCCGCGCAATCAGTTCCAATCCTTGGTAGTaggaggccaagaaggcACAGTAGACGGCCTTACGGAGGTCCTCAATCATCTGGCCAGTATCCTCGATATCCTGAATAGGCTTCGGTTTGGGGATAGAGAACTTGTCAGCGATCTTTAGACGTTCTTCGCGATTTCCCGAGGTCACTCGAAGGTAAAATCCCGCTGCAATGGTTGGGCAAGATATATGTCTCATTGCCGATTCCATGATTGACCATGAGGGCGTTCCTTCAgtgccatcgtcatcctgTACAACCTTGTCGAGGACATCATCAAGAACGTGGCCGCCCTCATGTTGCGCTGTTTTGCCGTCTATagtttttcttgtcttgcaAATATCCGACGCAATTTTGATCAGGTAATTTGTATGTAATTCGCCATTGTCGTTCCACGCTGCAAATATTTCGCCAATGTGATCGTAGTC
It encodes:
- a CDS encoding uncharacterized protein (EggNog:ENOG41~SMCOG1001:short-chain dehydrogenase/reductase SDR~antiSMASH:Cluster_2.3); translated protein: MTSQFKDEKNIPVSKQEFPGKDKDMPEPTPVREELPDAGGTSTTYKAANKLQGKRALITGGDSGIGAATAVLFAKEGAISTIVYLPEEEPDAQDTKKQVEALGGTCYLFATDLVKKENCQDAVNFSMKKMGGIDILFNNAAYQMMVEDILDLPDEQWIHTFNINMHSYFFMAKYSLKHMKRGDVIINNASINAYIGRPDLLDYTSTKGGIISFTRGLSNQYISKGIRVNAVAPGPVWTPLIPATMNEKAQKEFTSPMGRPAQPSEIASCVVFLASMDSSCVSGQTLHCNGGVVVNG
- a CDS encoding uncharacterized protein (SMCOG1100:3-hydroxyisobutyrate dehydrogenase~antiSMASH:Cluster_2.3), which encodes MKFKQIGIVGAGSMGSMMGFAFSELGLDVSIWDAKSANVDDFMKQVDQASSLTGNITGFYDVSSFSASLGQHGDRKVFLFSITHGTPADEVLKKIKPELRKGDIILDGGNEHYRNTERRQRECQNIGVDWIGIGVSGGYQSARHGPSLSPGGNAAALKEVMPLLELYAAKDPKYSVPCVSNIGPGGSGHFVKMVHNGIEVGMLSALCEAWGFLHSGMGLDYDHIGEIFAAWNDNGELHTNYLIKIASDICKTRKTIDGKTAQHEGGHVLDDVLDKVVQDDDGTEGTPSWSIMESAMRHISCPTIAAGFYLRVTSGNREERLKIADKFSIPKPKPIQDIEDTGQMIEDLRKAVYCAFLASYYQGLELIARASIDEGWNINLSECIRIWRAGCIIQSEFIADLLEPLLKENNSLTNMKLYSSVGRELQCSYTALKEIVSRGIVADHYLPALSATLEYVKYTTGKMLPTKFMEAQMDYFGAHSYNKPGVLGEDPGPVAKGPHHFEWKPA